DNA sequence from the Cohnella herbarum genome:
GCGAGCAACATTTTCTTAATCCCTAGACGGGAAGAGATAACGCCGGTTACGAGCATGGCTAACGCCATAACCGCATTATAGCTCGTGAACAGCAATGTAAGCTGACTATCCGACGCGCCTAACTGGTCTTTCATCATCGGCAGAATGGGGTCCACGAGACCGAGCCCCATGAAAGCGATAATGCTGGCGAAAGCGACAGCCCATACCGCTATCGGTTGATTAAACATACTGACTCTCGTTTTATGCTGAGTCTGTTCGGCCGGATTGGCCCCTTTCCTAGTTGAGGGTTGCATGGTTACGGAAGACTCCTTTTTAAGTCGACATTTTGGTTATGCCTTCGTCGATCCGTTGTTGCATTTTCTCGATTTCCTTGCGAAATTCAATCATCTTGGCCAGCTTCTCATCGACCATGGCCAGTTGCTGACTGGCCATCTCTTTCATTTCCACCAACTGTTGCAGCTTATGCTCGGCTTCCTCGGATTTGGAATAGCTATCGCGATGCTCGCCAAGCTTCTCCCGAACCGATACGAAATTCAATATCTCCATAAGCGAAAATCCGAGAACATCCCGCGCGTTCACGATTTGGTTCAACCGTTCGATATGCTTGCGGGTGTATAACCGCATCCCGCCTTCGCTTCGCTCCGGAGGGAACAGCACTCCGATTTCCTCATAGTACCGAATCGTTCGTTTGGTCAATCCGCACTCCTTGGCCACGTCGTCGATCTTGAATTTATCCACGTCATCCCTCCGCTTGAATCTTGCTTCCTTGCGAATGAAATAAGAATAATCTTTTTGAACGTTAACGTCAACGTTAACTTTTGCTTATTTCCGATTCAGCTCAAATTTCGGTCTTCAAAACTGAAAGTTGACAATAAGTAGGTTTAGATACTAAACTAAAAACATGGATAATCACAACGACTCCCACCCCGTCCCTATGAACAAAGGAAGCCGCAACCTCGGCCGACTGATTATGCAGCTCCGACGTCTCGAACGCCACCCTCAAACCTTCGGCAATGCCGGATCGTTAACGCCGAGCGAGATCCATACGATCGAAGCGATCGGTTACGAGGGAAGCATTCTGATGAGCGAGCTCGCCGCTCGCCTCGAAGTGACGAAAGGCGCGGTCTCCCAGCTTATCGTTCGGTTGGAAGCCAAGCAACTGGCAACGCGTTCGCCGTATCCCCACGATTCGAGGGGGGTGCTGATTTCGCTTACCGAGAAAGGGAAGGAAGCATACAAGGCTCATGAAGAGGTTCAACTTCAATTTTACGACCAGCTTCGTTCGCGGCTAAGCCGGCAAGAAATCGAAATTTTCGAAACCTGCATAGAAAAATTAAACGAATTTCTGCAAAAGTAATTTTTTTGCCTTTTAGTTTAGTATCTATACTATTTAATCAGACATCGCGTTAACGAGGAGAGAAGATGACCTCTATGAAAGATTACATCGTCGTCGTTGGCGGATATGGCCATGTAGGACAATCGATAAGCAGACAGCTTGGCGAATGTTTTCCGGGTAAAGTATACGCGGCGGGTAGAAATCTAAGCCGTGCCCAGCAATTCAGCCGCTCGACCAACGGGAAGGTCCTGCCCCTGCAGCTTAATATTGCTGGAGGTTTCGACCGCACCCTCCGGGATCGAGTAAAGCTTGTCGTCATGTGCCTCGATCAAACGGATACCTCATTCGTCAGATTCTGTTTCGAGAACGGAATCGATTACGTAGACGTTTCCGCGAACCATTCCTTCTTGGCTCAAGTGGAACAGCTGCAAGCGGAGGCTAAGGCTAACGAAGCTACGGCCATTTTGAGTATCGGGCTTGCGCCGGGACTGACTAATCTGATGGCTTATCATGCCAAAAGTCTAATGGATCATACGGATGCTCTAGACATCTCCATTATGCTCGGCATGGGAGATCATCATGGCAAAGCCGCCATTGAATGGACGATCGACAACCTGGGCAACGATTTCGAAGTCGTGAGAGGGGACAAGAAGGTTGCGGTTGCAAGCTTCGCGGATGGCAAGAAAACGAATTTCGGAGGGCCGCTGGGAAGCAGGAAGGCATACCGGTTCAACTTCTCGGATCAACATGTGCTGCCGCTAACGTTAGGGGTACCTACCGTTTCCACTCGGCTTTGTTTCGATTCGGTTGCGATAACCGGATTGTTGGCGGGGCTCAAAGCGTCCGGAATGTTCCGTTTATTACGATATAAGCCGGTCCGCTCTGCCGCCGTCCAACTATTCGGGCGAATGAAATTCGGTACGGAGATATTCGCCGTGAAAATCGATGCTTGGGGGAAAAGAGACCACGAGCACGTGAAGGTGGAAAGCTTCTTGCAGGGAACGAGCGAAGCCGAAATCACGGCCAAAGTCGCGGCTTTCGTAGCCGAGAGAGCGTATCGCGCCGAATTGCCGCATGGCGTGTACCACATTGAACAATTGTTTGAATTGAATCCCATTCTAGCCTCAATGGATCGGTCGACCATGTTCGAGACCCGAACTTTTCATCTTCAATAAAACATTCAGCTTCTCAGAAGACAGGAGCATAGCCGCGGCCGATAACGCGATAAACGCCGGAAAAATTCCAATTGTCGTATGGGAAGCCATAAACCCGAGCAACGGAGGTAAAAGCGTGCTTCCGGTATAAGCTAAGGCCATTTGGTAACCCATGATGGTTTGGGATTTCTTTTTCCCGAATCGCACCGGGGTTTCATGCAGCATGCAAGGGAAAATCGGAGCCAAACCTAACCCGATAATCATCAAGCCGGCAAGCGCGAATCCCGACGGCAAGGGCAGGACTAGGAACACCGCTCCGGATAAAGCAATGATTTGACCTCCGCGAATGAGCGTGCGGTTGCTTAACTTAAACGTTATAAATCCGGTAACGAATCTCCCGATCGTAATGCCCGCGAAGTACAGGGAAACCCATAACGCGGCCGACGATGCGGTCAAGCCCTTCACGTCAACCAGAAAGCTGCTTCCCCATAAGCCCACGGTGGCTTCGACTCCGCTGTAGAATAGGAAGGATGCCAGAGCTAGCTTGATTCCCTTCATCCGCAACGGTTTAACGGGTTGGCCGTCTTCCTCGTCATTCGACAAGCCGTCTGAATCCTCGATTTGTTCGCTGCGACTAACGTTGCTTGATTTTGCGACGCGATCCCACAAGGGCAGCGTTAAGAATAAGATGACAACCAATCCCAATTGAATACCCGCGACCGTAAGGTAGCCGTCTCTCCAAGATGATTGCCCCGAGATGAATTGGGCCATGATCATCGGTCCGAGAGTCGCGCCTACTCCCCAGAAACAGTGCAACCAGCTCATGTGGTGCGCTTTGTAATGCGCGGCCACGTAGTTGTTTAAACCGGCATCGACGGAACCCCCGCCAAGGCCAAGCGGAATGGCGCAAACGATAAGCCACGCCAGCGACGGAGCAACGGAAAAACCAAATAAGGCGCCTGCCGTCATGATGCAACTGACGAGAGTGACTTTGCCCGTTCCGAACCGCTTTAATACGGCTCCGCTCGCTAAGCTGGACACGATCGTGCCTGACGCAATGATCATGAACAACAAACCCGCCGTGCCCAGCGACGCGTTAACGTCGGATTGCATGACGGGCCACGCCGATCCCAATAGGGAATCGGGCAGCCCTAGGCTGATGAAGGCCAAGTAGATAATCAATAAAAAATAAGTAGCCATTGTATAATAATCTCCCGTTTCCGTTATTCATTTCGTGGCGGGTGCGGAAATCAACAGATCGAGCCCGAGATTCCGCAATCCGTTTAAGTAATCCTGTTCCCAGTCGCTCATCGCGAGCCGCGGCAGATGTTCCGCCGGAATATAGGCGGCGCTCCTTGCCGCGATCCCGTTAAGGATCGTTTCGTTCACTTCGTCATGACAGAAAATAATCGTGTGAGGGTTTATCACAGCCGTGCAAGTCGCGATCAACCGACTAACGGCATCGATCCCTTGCTCGCGAAGCTTTATTTTTTCCACTCCCGTACCTTCGGTCAACGCTTGTTGAAAATTCAAATGATCATATAGCGGAACGAATGAAACTTCCCCCGAGAAAAAGGTGCTGCCTCTGACCACCACTCCATTGATCAGAATGCCGGCACCGGGACCGTTCTTACCGAAATACAAATAGATCAAGGAAGGGTTGTCTTTGTTATTCATATTGTCGTAATAGCCCAGCACGGCAGCGTTCATATCGTTCTCGACGACGACGGGAATAGAGAATCGTTCTTCCAGCGTCCCCTTCAGGTCGAAAAGATGGAACTGTTCGTAATCAGGGATGTGGATAATCCGGCCATGATTAACCGCACCGGGCACTCCGATAGCAAGGGAACCGATCTTGGGATATTGAACGATGATCTCTTCGATCAGCTTCGTAAGGCTATGAATGTCATCCCTTAAAACGCTCGAAGTTTTACCTTGTTCTTTCACTTCTCCCACGCTATTAAAAACCGCGAAGTTCGTTTCCGATTGCTCCAAAAAAATGGCCAACCCCAGCATGTATTCCGGATTGTAAGCATATCTCATCGCTCTTCTCCCGCCGCTGGAATCATCAATGCCGACTTGAATAAGCTCCCCCTCTTGCTCCATCTGGGCCAGAAACTTGCTCGTAGTCGGGAAGCTGATACCCAATTGGCGACTCAGCTCCGCTTTAGTCGCGCTCCCAAGCGTAAGAAGCGCTGCGCGTATGCCGCTAAGGATCACGTTCTTCATCTCTTTGGGAGTCGCGGGTAATTCATTCACTTCGTTTCACCTCTTGGAAGATTAACTTATTAAACATCTTTAATAAGTTACGACAATCGTAACAGAAAATCTAATCGATGCCAATCCTTTTGTGAAAAGTCGCAGATCAACCTTGCACGCCAAAGACGCCTTTGCAGGCGTCTTGAGTATTTATGCGGTTGTAGCCGTCGGATCACGTTCCGCAGAACGTTCGGTATGGACGAGAGGACGGCACGGGCGGCTCGGCGAACTCCGCCTGTTCGGGAGTGTGATCGAAGGGATGGGAGAGAACGTCGAGCAGCCGCTCCATTACGCTGTAATCCCCGTGTTCCGCAGCTGCCTTCAATGCAGCTTCTACTCTATGGTTCCGAGGAATGAGTGCGGGGTTGCTGCTGCGCATCAGTCGGTGCGACGAAGCTTGCGATTCTTGTTGCCTGCCTAGCCGCGACCGCCACCGCTCTTGCCATTGCCCGAATTCCGGGTGCTCGGCCACAACCGTATCCCCCGCCGTATCGAAAGTAAGGGCGCGGAAGGTGTTGGTATAATCCGCGCCGGTCTTCTGCATCATACCGAGTAGATCTTCGATCAGCGCTTCATCCTGCGGCTCTTCGTTAAAGATCCCCAGCTTCGCTCTCATTCCCGCTAGCCAATTCGTTCGATACAGCTCCGTAAAACCCTTTAACTCCTCCTGGGCCAATTGAACCGCCTGCTCCTGGTTGTCATGCAGCAACGGCAATAGCGCTTCGGCGAATCGCGCGAGGTTCCAAGCGGCGATATAAGGCTGATTACCGTATGCGTAGCGCCCCTGAGTATCGATGGAGCTGAATACCGTTTCAGGATCATAAGCATCCATAAAAGCGCACGGCCCGTAATCGATCGTTTCTCCGCTAAGAGCCATATTGTCCGTGTTCATCACTCCGTGAATAAACCCGACGAGCTGCCATTGGGCGATTAACGCGGCCTGACGCTTAATCACTTCCCGCAGCAGCAAAAGACCGCGGTCTCCCTCGGCATCGACTTCCGGATAATGTCTCCGTAACGTATAGTCCGCCATCGCCCTTAGATCTTCATCCGTACCCCATTGCGCGACATATTGAAACGTGCCGACGCGCAGATGGCTGGCGGCCACGCGGGTCAATATAGCACCAGGTTGCTCGGTTTCGCGGTAGATGGATTCTCCGGTCGCCACTACCGCCAAGCTGCGAGTAGTCGGAATGCCCAGCGCGTGCATCGCTTCGCTGATGATGTATTCGCGCAGCATCGGTCCAACCGCCGCTCGACCGTCTCCCCTGCGGGAATACGGCGTCGCGCCTGAGCCTTTAAGCTGAATGTCGAATCGCTCGCCATGCGGAGTAATCTGCTCGCCAATCAAGATCGCGCGGCCATCGCCTAAGCGATTGAAATGTCCGAATTGATGCCCTGCATAAGCTTGAGCGAGGGGATCGGCGCCTTCAGGGATCCGGTTGCCCGCAAATGTCGCCACGCCGTCATCGCTTTGCAGCGCTTGGACGTTCAACCCCAGCGATATGGCCAACGGCTCATTCAGCGCGATCAACCGCGGTGCGCGCACGGGAGTAGGGTCGAGCCTGGTAAACAAGGATTCCGGAAGACGGGCATAGCTGTTGTCCCAATTCCATCCCGCTTCTTTTGTAGCCTGAATCTCCGTCATCGTATCTCCTACTTTGCCTTTTTGTTTTTATTATACCCTTTCCATTCCAAAATCGAAGACCTTATGGGTATCTGGCCGTCATCTATTTGGTTTTGCACATTCCCTTTACAAATAATGTCTCCCGTCTATATGATGATCGGTAAGGGGGGAACCGCATGACTACTAACATTCTTATCGTCGAAGACGACCGGGAAATTCACGGGATGCTGACCGCTTATCTGCAGCGGGAAGGCTACGAAACGTCATCCGCATACGACGGAGCGGAAGCGATCGGCAAGCTGGAGCAGACTGGCTTTCAGCTCCTAATTCTAGACTTGATGATTCCCGTGATCGACGGGTATGAAGTGCTGCGCCGCGTCAGGGAAAAGCAAAATATCCCCGTGCTCATTCTATCGGCCAAAGCGGACGAAGTGGATAAAATTATCGGACTGGGGCTCGGCGCCGACGATTATATGACGAAACCTTTCGGGCTCGGAGAGCTGTCGGCGAGGGTCAAAGCCATGCTGCGAAGATATGTTTACTTCAACGCCAATCCTCTAGACCGTTCTTCGTCCGTGCTAACCCATGGCGAGCTGTCGATCGATCTGCACACGTACGAAGTCGCTTCCCGAGCCGGCCGCAGAACGTTAACGGCCAAGGAATTCGACATCCTCAAGCTGTTCCTTTCCCATCCTTCCCGCGTATTCACGAAATCGCAAATCTTCCAAGCCGTCTGGAACGAAGATTACATGACCGACGAGAATACGGTTATGGTACATATTCGGCGGCTTCGCACCAAAATCGAGCCCGATCCGTCCCAACCGGTCTACATCCAAACCGTATGGGGAATCGGTTACAAGCTCGGGGCGGCGGCGAACTGATGCCGGGATACGTTCAGCCTGCCATTATCGTCTTCCTGCTTGCCGCAAGCTGCTTTCTGCTCGTCAAACAATGGCGCTACAAGCAACAATTGGGGTGGATAACCGCAAGATTGAACGAAATACGCGGCGGCTCCCCCAATCAGCGAATCCGTATTCATCATGCGCCGGAATCCTTAATCGAGCTTGGCGGCAGCATGAACCGCCTTATCGACGCCTATCAGATCAGCTTGGAGAGAGTGAACCTTCTCGAGACCGAACGCAAAAAAATGATTTCCCACCTGTCCCATGACCTGCGAACGCCGCTGACGGCAATTCTCGGTTACGTGGAAGTCATGCAGAAGGACAATAGTTTGTCGGAGGAAATGCGGCAGAACTATTACCGGATCGTAGTCGCCAAAGGAAATAAGCTCGATGCGTTAATCCGGGATTTCTTCGAATTGTCCAAGCTGGAAGCCGACAACGGCTCCATGGAGCCGGAAAAGCTAAACGTCATCGACAAGGTCGAGGAGGCCGTCGTCTCCTTCTATCACCAGTTCGAGCTCGCGCGGCTCTCCCCCCGGCTCGAGCTTCCGGAGCGGCCGTTGTACGCATGGGGAAATCGGCAAAGCTTGGAGAGAATCATGAACAATTTACTGTCCAATGCGCTTCGTTACGGAGCGGATGGCGGCGTTGTCGGCATCCGGGTCAAGGATAAGGAAGACCGCGTATGGATCGAAGTTTGGGATCGCGGACAAGGCATTTCGCAAACGGATATGCCGCATATTTTCGAACGGCTTTATACCGGCAGCGCCTCTAGAAACTCCGTGCAACAAGGGAACGGATTAGGGCTGACGATCGTCAAGAAACTGGTGGAGAAGCAACACGGTGAAATTATTGCGAGAAGCGTCCCGAACGGCGAAACCGTATTTGCGTTCTGCCTACCCAAAGCGACTTAAGAAATATGTAAGAAACCGTTCAATCTCATGTAAAGCTCCTATTGTATAATCAATCCAACCCAAGCAAGACGCGATGCGGCCGCTATTGCTTGGCAATTGCTCATAGGAGGATGAATCAGTGGAAGACATTTTGAGGACGAGCGGTCTTACCAAAAAATACAAAACGCACACGGCGGTCGACGGCGTCAGCATTTCCTTGAAAAAGGGGGAAATCTACGGTTTTCTCGGTCAGAACGGGGCCGGTAAAACGACGACGATTCGGATGATCATGGGGCTCATCAAGCCAACCTCGGGGCAGATTCAATTGTTCGGTCAGGACGCGGAGTCCGGCCGGAAAGCGGCATTCGAACGCATCGGCTCTATGATCGAAATACCCGGCTTTTATCCCAACCTGACGGCTGTCGAGAACCTGGACATCCATCGTCGGATGATGGGAATGGGCAATAAAGAAAGCATCGACCAAGCGCTCGAGCAAGCGGGGCTGCTGGATACCGGGAACAAGAGAGTGAAAAATTTCTCGTTAGGCATGAAACAACGGCTCGGCATAGCCCGCTCCCTGCTGCATCATCCGGAGTTGCTTATTCTCGACGAGCCGACGAACGGTTTGGATCCGGCCGGCATTAAGGAAGTCCGGCAGCTCATTATCGAACTGGCCTCGAAGCGCAATATCGCCATTCTCGTATCGAGCCATATTCTGAGCGAAGTTCAGCAGATGGCTACGAAAATCGGGATTATTCATCAAGGAGTCCTTGTCGAAGAAATCGAACAACACACGCTTCAGATGAAAAACCGGCATTGCATGGAGTTCAAGCTAAGCAACGATCGCGAAGCCGCCATGCTGCTGGAGCAGAAACTGGGGATTCACGATTATACCGTCCCCGAACCGGGGGTCATTCGAATATTCGAGCAGTTGTCGGAGTCGGCCCTTATCAACCGCACCCTTGTCGGACACGGCATCGATGTGGCTGAAATCGCGATGGTGCGCGAAACGCTCGAAGATTACTTCCTTAGCCTGACGGGAGGCGATCTGAGTGCTTAACGTGTTCTATACCGAAATCCTGAAACTAAGACGTACGAAAATGTTTTGGTTGGTTATCATCGGCGCCTTAATGCCCGCCCTGATCTCGGCCTTCGCGGCATGGGGCAATATGAGCTGGACCGATCTATACAAAAACAATCTTCTGTTTCTGAACGTCATGGTTAGCCCGTTGCTTCTCTCTCTCCTCTCCGGTTACGTCGTGGCTCGGGAATATAGCGATAGTACGATTAATCAGCTTTTCGTATATCCCTATCGCCGCATGTCCATCTTGCTTGGCAAAACCTTCGTGGTCGCGCTCCTCTCGCTGGCCGTCATCGTTCTAAATTATTCTGCGATATGGATGGTTGGCAGTCTCATGAGCGATCAACCGATTCCTAATGATCTGATTGGAAAATATACCGAAGCGTTCATCTGGATGGCGGCGCTGCAAATGTTACTCACGCCGCTCATGATGGCGACGGGAATCGTAGGCAAGAGTTATATTCCTTCGGTCGTGCTCGGCATTATCGCCATCCTCGTCAACATGATGGCCATCAGCGGGGTCGAAGACCATTTGGCAGGACGCGTGCTGTTCGTTAGCTACCTTCCTTTCGGCACCATGATCATTCAGCTGCTAGACATCACGAAGCCCGGCGTTGAAGACCACATCCACGCGCTGATTCCCCATGCCGCCATGTTCTTGCTTCTATTCGTTTTCAACGCGTTCTATTATACGAAGTCGGAAGTTCACAGCGGTTCTTGATCTTTAGTTCGGCCCCTCTAGTATGCCCCTCGTCCCGCGCCCTTCCTATCGCCATATTCGTGTAACATACGGGTATTATACTTGCCTGGTTAGCACGACATAGATAGGGAGGAAAGAGCCTTGCAGAACAAAACGATATTGATTACCGGAGGAACGGGTTCTTGGGGAAGAGAACTCGTCGGAAAATTGCTGGAAAGGGAACCTAAAGAAATTCGAATCTTTTCCCGGAACGAGTCTTTGCAGGTGGAGATGCGGCAGGAATTTCAGCATCACCCTAAATTAAATTTTATCATTGGAGATATTCGCGATAAATACGAGGTTATGCAAGCTTGCCAGCAGGTGGATTATATCTATCACTTAGCCGCCTTGAAGCATGTTCCGATCTGCGAACAACAGCCGGATAGCGCGATGAAGACGAACGTCATTGGAACTCAGCATGTCATTCAAGCCGCTATCGCGAACGATGTCGAGAAAGTGATTTACGTATCCACGGACAAGGCGACCCACCCTTCCAACACCTACGGAATGACGAAAGCCCTCGCGGAAAAACTAATCGTTCATGCCAATTTAAGAGAAGGCAACACTCGATTCGTTTGCGTAAGAAGCGGCAATGTGCTCGGATCGACGGGCAGCGTCGTACCTCTGTTCAAACAAAGAATCGCGCAAGGGCTGGATCTATCGCTAACCGATTCTAGAATGACCCGATTTTTCTTAACCTTGGAGGAAGCCGTAGCGCTGTTGCTTAAAGCGACGGAAGACAGCAGAGGCGGGGAAATCTACGTAACGAAAATGTCGGCTTGCCGCATTGCGGATCTTACGCAAGTATTAATCGAGGAATTAGCGACGGGAGTCGTCCGTATTAACGAAACGGGCGCCCGTCCTGGCGAAAGCCTAACCGAATCTCTGATATCCGAGTTTGAAAGTACTTATTCCATCGACTTGGATGTTCGGTATTATGTCATTTTACCTCCTTATCCAATAGAAGGATTACAAGATTACTATGCGGGCAGCGTTCCTGTAGATTTTCGCGGCTACCATTCTAATCATGCATTGCTGAGCAAGCCGGAGATAAGGGAAATGCTGCTTAAAGGCGGACTGCTGGCATGAGCAAAACCATTCTATTCACCGGGGGAGGCTCGGCAGGCCACGTAACAGGCAATCTCGTACTGATCCCGAAATGCGCCAAAGAAAACTGGAGCATCCACTATATCGGCTCGGAGCAGGGGATTGAGAGGAAGCTGATATCCGCACACCCAAGGCGGAAGCCGGTCCGGCCAGCTTGCTCATGCGCGATATTTCCAACAAGCCGGCTTCGCGGATATGCTGCCGGAACAACAAATGACCGCTCATAGCTTCGTTTCCGCGATTATGCGACTATACGAGAACCGCTCCCGCTACAGAGACGCGATGAAGAAGCATGTAAACGGCGGAGGCGCGGACAAAATCATGCATTTGATAAAAGCGGTAAGCCTTCGGAGATGACGATGGACTCTCTCTTTAAGACTGGACGAACTGCCGAATGAAAGAGAAACAAGATGTACATTTTAGTAAGAGGTTATTCGTTATGTCACCCTCGTTAAGGAGCTCATTATGAATATAATAATTGCCGATGATGAGCCCTTCATGCTCAAGATCGTACAAGCTTATTTAGAGAAAGAGTCCTTTACGACTTATCCGGCGCGAGATGGAGAAGAAGCTCTTCATCTCTTCTATACGAACAAAATTAACTTGGCCATCCTCGATTGGATGATGCCGAAGCAAAGCGGCATTCAAGTGTGCAAAGAAATCAAAAAACAAAGCAAAACAACGAAAGTACTTCTGTTAACGGCCAAAGGCGAAACCGAGGATGAATTAATCGCCTTGCAGTCCGGTGCGGATGAATATATCAGCAAGCCGTTCGACCCGCGAATATTGATTCTAAGAGTAAGAAAACTGTTACGGATAGATTCTCGAATTACCATTGGGGATTTACAGATCGATATGGACGGGCAACGCATTTTCAGAAATAACCAGGACATACAGGCAACGAATACAGAGTTCCACCTGATGAAATATTTGATTGAAAATAGAGGCGTCATTATCACGAGGAAAGCATTGTTGGATCATGTATGGGGGTTCGATTATTTAGGCGAAGAAAGAACGGTCGATACGCATATACGTAGACTGCGGGCGAAGATCGGCGAGCATGTCATTACGACTCATCGAGGTATGGGGTATAGTCTGGACGAGCCGCATGAATAAGCTGAATCGAAAGTTGATCGTGCGCATCTCTCTGATGTTTCTCATCGTCGTTATTCTTTCAATTGCCATGAATACGTTCTTCTTACCCAAATATTTGTTGTACCAAAAAAAACATACGCAGGCTGCCTTAACCGCGCAGCTCGAAACGATGGACACTCGTCATTTACTCCGGGATGCGGAGCTTCTTGAGCGGGAGCAAGGGGTAACCATCGTGCATACGGAACTAATCGGAAATATTAATCGTCTAAATGAAGACGTCCTCGATCAACTGAACAAAAAGAAGATTACATTGAGCAAGTTCTGGATAACCGATGAAAGTATCGCAAAGCTGAATGAAAATAAGCCGGTCCGAAAAATTTATCATCAGCAAAAATTAAAGTCGAGCTTCCTTGTTACTTTCATGAAGAAGGACAATCTGATTTTCGTAATCGGAGAATCTATTTCGTATTCCTCGGAAACGCTGGCCATCGTCAATCGTTTTAACCTGTATATATATGCGGGCGGGCTGCTGCTCCTGATCGTGCTGTCTCTCGTGTTTACGAAACAGATCGTTCGGCCGCTTGCCACAATCCAGGTAGCAGCGGACGGCATCTCTAAGCTATCGTTCGCGAAGGTTCATATCCGAACGGGCGATGAAATCGAGTCTTTAGCGGAGAGCATTAATCGGATGAGCGACAAGTTAGAGCAGGCTCATCTCGCATTGGAAAGCAAAAACGAGAATTTAAGGACGTTCATCGCAAACATTTCCCATGAGCTCAAAACGCCGCTTTCCCTGATCAAGGCTTACTCCGCCGGAATTCAGGACGGCATGGACGACGGCACTTATCTGGATGTTATCCGGCAACAGACCGATGATATGGCGAGAATGGTGAACCAATTACTCGAACTATCCAAGTTGCAAACCGATTCGTATGAGATAAGCGCCTTTGATTTCGCTCCGTTGCTCGATAGAACGCTGCGGAAATACGATATTTCTTTTCGGCAGCAAGACATTGCCGTTACCGTCCATGACCGCTTGCTGACCGATTCGCGGGTAATGGCGGATGAGCGGAAAATCGAAATGGTCATTAACAATTTCATCTCCAACGCTTTGAAATATACGACCGACGGGCAGATCGATATCACTGTAGAAAATAAGGATGATCGGATGTTGTTCGCCATTAGCAACGGCGTCGCCGATGGCCAAGACTTGCAATGGGACAGCATATGGGAGCCTTTCTTCGTATTGGAGAGCTCTCGCAACAAACAGCTCAGCGGAACGGGTTTAGGCCTGTCGATCGTTAGAACGATTTTGCAAAAGCATAACGCTCCATTCGGTTTTCATATTCATAAGGGTCAAATCGTTTTTCGCTTCTCCTTACCCGTGGCCTTATCCTAACCAATTCTATCATCGGGGGGTATTATGCATCAAAAACCGATTAGTCGACGGCAATTTTTGAAGAAGAGTATGCAATGGGGAGGCGGGTTAATAGGATTAGCTAGTCTATCCGGCGCCTATTCCCGTTGGATAGAACCTACTTGGCTTGAGGTTAAATCCGTAGAGGTAACGCTCTCCAATCTGCCCCGTTCCTTTGCGCGGCTTCGAATTGTTCATTTTAGCGATGTACACTTCGGCGAATATTCGGAACCGGAACTATTAACGGAGCTAGTAAAGCAAACTCAACAATTAAAGCCCGATCTTATTTGCTTTACGGGAGATCTGATCGATTATTCGACAAGCTATATTTCAGAAGCGATAGCCTTATTCT
Encoded proteins:
- a CDS encoding MerR family transcriptional regulator, with the protein product MDKFKIDDVAKECGLTKRTIRYYEEIGVLFPPERSEGGMRLYTRKHIERLNQIVNARDVLGFSLMEILNFVSVREKLGEHRDSYSKSEEAEHKLQQLVEMKEMASQQLAMVDEKLAKMIEFRKEIEKMQQRIDEGITKMST
- a CDS encoding MarR family winged helix-turn-helix transcriptional regulator yields the protein MDNHNDSHPVPMNKGSRNLGRLIMQLRRLERHPQTFGNAGSLTPSEIHTIEAIGYEGSILMSELAARLEVTKGAVSQLIVRLEAKQLATRSPYPHDSRGVLISLTEKGKEAYKAHEEVQLQFYDQLRSRLSRQEIEIFETCIEKLNEFLQK
- a CDS encoding saccharopine dehydrogenase family protein, with protein sequence MKDYIVVVGGYGHVGQSISRQLGECFPGKVYAAGRNLSRAQQFSRSTNGKVLPLQLNIAGGFDRTLRDRVKLVVMCLDQTDTSFVRFCFENGIDYVDVSANHSFLAQVEQLQAEAKANEATAILSIGLAPGLTNLMAYHAKSLMDHTDALDISIMLGMGDHHGKAAIEWTIDNLGNDFEVVRGDKKVAVASFADGKKTNFGGPLGSRKAYRFNFSDQHVLPLTLGVPTVSTRLCFDSVAITGLLAGLKASGMFRLLRYKPVRSAAVQLFGRMKFGTEIFAVKIDAWGKRDHEHVKVESFLQGTSEAEITAKVAAFVAERAYRAELPHGVYHIEQLFELNPILASMDRSTMFETRTFHLQ
- a CDS encoding MFS transporter, with amino-acid sequence MATYFLLIIYLAFISLGLPDSLLGSAWPVMQSDVNASLGTAGLLFMIIASGTIVSSLASGAVLKRFGTGKVTLVSCIMTAGALFGFSVAPSLAWLIVCAIPLGLGGGSVDAGLNNYVAAHYKAHHMSWLHCFWGVGATLGPMIMAQFISGQSSWRDGYLTVAGIQLGLVVILFLTLPLWDRVAKSSNVSRSEQIEDSDGLSNDEEDGQPVKPLRMKGIKLALASFLFYSGVEATVGLWGSSFLVDVKGLTASSAALWVSLYFAGITIGRFVTGFITFKLSNRTLIRGGQIIALSGAVFLVLPLPSGFALAGLMIIGLGLAPIFPCMLHETPVRFGKKKSQTIMGYQMALAYTGSTLLPPLLGFMASHTTIGIFPAFIALSAAAMLLSSEKLNVLLKMKSSGLEHGRPIH
- a CDS encoding ROK family transcriptional regulator; its protein translation is MNELPATPKEMKNVILSGIRAALLTLGSATKAELSRQLGISFPTTSKFLAQMEQEGELIQVGIDDSSGGRRAMRYAYNPEYMLGLAIFLEQSETNFAVFNSVGEVKEQGKTSSVLRDDIHSLTKLIEEIIVQYPKIGSLAIGVPGAVNHGRIIHIPDYEQFHLFDLKGTLEERFSIPVVVENDMNAAVLGYYDNMNNKDNPSLIYLYFGKNGPGAGILINGVVVRGSTFFSGEVSFVPLYDHLNFQQALTEGTGVEKIKLREQGIDAVSRLIATCTAVINPHTIIFCHDEVNETILNGIAARSAAYIPAEHLPRLAMSDWEQDYLNGLRNLGLDLLISAPATK